The Arctopsyche grandis isolate Sample6627 chromosome 7, ASM5162203v2, whole genome shotgun sequence genome includes a window with the following:
- the l(2)k01209 gene encoding uridine-cytidine kinase-like lethal (2) k01209 — protein sequence MDPQDPLSSASSDSDVTELVSKYEAVFLQEDDEFLTGAPASPTTVPNIRTNRPASTGSGTLKSPRSRRPRTTSMGQSSKKTASESVMHAARRTIYTAGRPPWYNTAGQQVEPFLIGICGASASGKTTVAAKIIESLDVPWVTIVSMDSFYKVLNEKQHNLAEQNEYNFDHPDAFDMDLLVTVLQRLKEGKKVEVPIYNYVTHARESRTKTMYGANVIIFEGILSFYNADVLKMLDMKIFVDTDADIRLARRLRRDISQRGRDLDGVLKQYMQMVKPAYCNYIAPSMIHADIIVPRGGENSVAIQLIVQHVHTQLQSRGFKLREELAHAHMGQPLPDSIYLLPVTPQVRGLHTFIRNKDTPRDEFIFYSKRLIRLVIEYALSLLPFQDIIVDTPQGFPYQGKKSSAKRICGVSILRAGETMEQAVCDVCKDIRIGKILIQTNQLTGEPELYYLRLPKDIKDYRVILMDATVATGAAAMMAIRVLLDHDVPEEHISIVSLLMAEIGVHSIAYAFPKVKIVTSALDPEINEKFYVLPGIGNFGDRYFGTEPAEDY from the exons ATGGATCCACAGGACCCGCTCAGCTCGGCCAGTTCGGACAG CGATGTGACTGAACTAGTGAGCAAATATGAAGCTGTATTCCTTCAGGAGGATGACGAGTTCCTCACCGGAGCTCCAGCATCGCCCACCACCGTTCCCAACATAAGAACCAACCGGCCCGCGTCCACAG GCTCTGGCACGTTGAAGTCTCCTCGGTCTCGTCGTCCACGCACCACATCCATGGGTCAGTCGAGTAAGAAAACGGCCTCGGAGAGTGTGATGCATGCGGCTCGACGCACAATTTACACTGCAGGTCGACCTCCGTGGTATAACACGGCCGGTCAACAAGTAGAACCTTTTTTAAtag gTATTTGTGGTGCTAGTGCTTCAGGCAAGACGACTGTGGCTGCAAAGATTATAGAATCGTTAGATGTTCCATGGGTGACTATTGTCAGTATGGACTCGTTTTACAAG GTACTTAATGAAAAACAACACAATTTAGCTGAACAAAATGAATACAATTTCGATCATCCGGATGCTTTCGACATGGATCTTTTAGTTACCGTATTGCAAAGACTTAAAGAGGGCAAGAAAGTTGAAGTCCCTATATACAATTACGTGACCCACGCTAGAGAGAGTCGTACC AAAACCATGTATGGAGCGAACGTTATTATATTCGAAGGTATTCTATCGTTTTACAATGCAGATGTGTTGAAAATGTTGGACATGAAGATATTCGTCGACACCGATGCCGATATCAGACTGGCCAGAAGACTCAGACG AGACATTTCGCAAAGAGGTAGAGATCTGGACGGTGTACTAAAACAGTATATGCAAATGGTCAAACCGGCCTATTGCAACTATATAGCTCCGTCGATGATCCACGCCGACATTATAGTACCTAGAGGAGGGGAAAACAGTGTCGCTATACAACTCATAGTTCAACATGTTCACACGCAATTGCAATCG CGTGGTTTTAAGTTGAGGGAAGAGCTGGCTCACGCCCACATGGGTCAACCATTGCCTGATTCTATTTATTTGTTACCAGTGACTCCTCag gttAGGGGTTTGCACACTTTTATTAGGAATAAGGATACACCCCgtgatgaatttatattttattcgaagCGCCTTATAAGGCTCGTTATAGAATATGCGCTTTCGTTACTTCCGTTCCAAGATATCATTGTAGACACGCCGCAAGGATTTCCTTatcaag gtaaaaaaagCAGTGCGAAAAGAATATGTGGAGTGTCAATATTACGAGCTGGTGAAACTATGGAACAGGCTGTCTGCGACGTATGCAAAGATATAAGGATCGGAAAGATTTTAATTCAAACCAACCAACTCACAGGAGAACCAGAG ttgtactatTTGAGGCTTCCTAAAGATATCAAAGACTACCGAGTCATCTTGATGGACGCGACGGTGGCCACGGGTGCTGCAGCCATGATGGCGATACGAGTTCTGTTGGATCACGACGTACCCGAAGAACACATCTCCATCGTGTCGTTGCTGATGGCTGAAATCGGCGTGCATTCGATAGCGTACGCGTTCCCCAAA GTGAAAATAGTGACGTCGGCTTTGGATCCGGAAATAAATGAAAAGTTTTACGTATTGCCAGGAATCGGAAACTTCGGAGACAGATATTTCGGTACCGAGCCCGCTGAAGATTATTAG
- the LOC143914733 gene encoding xylose isomerase-like: MAMFSQPSTKRQKTAKDSTRMTETTEHFPGISKIEYKGSSAPYDDTLCYRYYNANERINGRTMEDWIKPAVSFTAFKYNGNDAHGKPTFQRNWNDNSFTNENYKRTISAAFEFCSKLGIKYWTAFDSDLMPDADFYEELNVHFEDVCDFIQDLQQKSFAKPLWIAPDLHSNPRFASGAGTSCDANVMMQASHRVKKCLEIAQKLNAESFLVSSPREGYGIVLNTDVQKELKHFARLLKMSSDYKDRLGFRGQLLLEPYTNFKHSKQTKNNQHNTTMSYIYDPISSVCFLKHYNLDRQYKIVTDFGHQLYMSSAYNAVGSIELNDSNKLNLKEAVLLMKSFMENSGYQPGGINLKLTPTRDSVDYKDVFIMYIHYIDMLAKGLRISAKMLQDQTFTKNIQQRYSSYYSGFGSRLSNGEATLEECEDQFRKLHGQYTDNVTSGRSEHWEAVFENFISSCKLN, encoded by the exons ATGGCGATGTTCTCCCAGCCAAGTACCAAGCGCCAGAAAACGGCAAAGGACTCGACGAGGATGACGGAGACGACGGAACACTTCCCAG GAATAAGTAAAATAGAATACAAGGGAAGTTCGGCACCATACGACGATACACTATGCTACCGATATTACAATGCAAACGAAAGAATCAACGGTCGCACCATGGAGGATTGGATCAAACCCGCCGTATCGTTCACCGCATTCAAATACAATG GTAATGATGCACATGGCAAGCCGACGTTCCAACGTAACTGGAATGACAATAGCTTCACCAATGAAAATTACAAACGCACGATAAGTGCTGCATTTGAATTTTGCTCCAAGCTCGGAATCAAGTATTGGACGGCTTTCGACAGCGATCTGATGCCGGACGCCGACTTTTACGAGGAACTAAACGTGCATTTTGAAGACGTCTGCGATTTCATTCAAGACTTGCAGCAGAAATCGTTCGCAAAGCCGCTCTGGATCGCTCCGGATCTTCATTCGAATCCAAG ATTTGCTTCTGGAGCCGGAACAAGCTGCGATGCAAATGTGATGATGCAAGCCAGCCACCGAGTAAAGAAATGTCTGGAGATTGCTCAGAAATTAAATGCTGAAAGTTTCCTCGTTTCAAGTCCGAGGGAAGGCTACGGTATCGTTTTAAATACTGACGTACAGAAAGAACTCAAACATTTTGCTCGCCTGCTAAAAATGTCTTCCGACTACAAAGACCGCTTAGGTTTCCGAGGACAATTGTTACTCGAACCCTACACGAACTTCAAACATTCAAAACAAACGAAGAATAATCAACATAACACTACAATGTCTTATATTTACGATCCGATCAGCAGCGTGTGTTTTTTAAAGCATTATAATCTTGATCGGCAGTATAAGATCGTCACTGATTTTGGACATCAGTTGTATATGAGCTCTGC ATACAATGCCGTTGGTTCGATTGAATTGAATGATAGCAACAAACTTAATCTAAAAGAGGCAGTTTTGCTTATGAAGAGTTTTATGGAAAAT AGTGGATATCAACCGGgtggaataaatttaaaattaacaccCACAAGAGACTCTGTTGATTATAAAGACGTGTTCATAATGTACATCCACTACATCGATATGCTAGCGAAAGGTCTCAGAATCAGTGCGAAAATGCTACAAGATCAAACTTTCACAAAGAACATTCag CAACGTTACTCATCATACTACAGTGGATTCGGATCTCGCCTCAGCAATGGAGAGGCCACTTTAGAAGAGTGCGAAGATCAGTTCAG gAAACTTCACGGCCAATATACCGACAACGTAACATCAGGTCGAAGCGAGCATTGGGAGGCAGTCTTCGAAAACTTTATAAGTTcttgtaaattaaattag
- the LOC143913994 gene encoding threonylcarbamoyladenosine tRNA methylthiotransferase, whose amino-acid sequence MSGACSEIIDDIEDLISSQDIAPKERYSHRKAITLRPKKSKANESDTSRQKCVLESVIPGTQIIYVKTWGCAHNSSDSEYMAGQLAAYGYKLTEEKWNADLWLLNSCTVKNPAEDHFRNEIELGRNNGRHVVVAGCVPQGMPRAEYLKGLSIVGVQQIDRIVEVVEETLKGHTVRLFGQKKTTDGKKSGGASLLLPKVRKNPLVEIIAINTGCLNQCTYCKTKHARGELGSYPPEEIVERAQQSFEEGVCEIWLTSEDTGTYGRDIGSSLPELLWKLVEVIPDGCRLRLGMTNPPYILEHLEQMALIFQHPKVYKFLHVPVQSGSDQVLSDMKREYSRSEFEQVVNYLQERVPGMTIATDIICGFPTETPKDFEETISLCDKYKFPSLFINQFYPRPGTPAAKMERIPAQQVKERTKRLTELFNSYFPYTDKMGEVQEVLVTDVSHDRKYFVAHNIHYEQVLVPKQEKLMGKLVKVYVYETSKFSMKGRLVDDKNVKMPGLTAPLPVGCVSGYKLNDINNNSAFNENMFKYSIIMIFIAYMYYLYKTKM is encoded by the exons ATGTCCGGAGCTTGCAGTGAGATTATTGATGACATTGAAGACCTGATAAGTTCTCAAGACATAGCACCAAAAGAAAGATACAGCCACAGAAAAGCCATCACTTTGCGACCAAAGAAATCCAAAGCCAACGAAAGTGACACCAGTCGCCAAAAATGCGTACTCGAAAGTGTCATACCGG GCACACAAATTATATACGTTAAAACATGGGGCTGTGCACATAACAGTTCCGATTCTGAATACATGGCAGGTCAACTAGCCGCGTACGGCTATAAACTGACTGAAGAAAAATGGAATGCAGATCTTTGGTTGTTGAATTCATGCACTGTAAAAAACCCCGCAGAAGATCATTTTag aaatgAGATAGAATTGGGTCGAAATAATGGTCGCCATGTTGTAGTAGCTGGATGTGTACCACAAGGTATGCCTCGTGCGGAGTATTTAAAAGGATTGAGTATCGTCGGAGTGCAGCAGATTGATAGGATTGTTGAGGTCGTCGAAGAAACTCTTAAAG GACATACAGTGCGTCTGTTTGGTCAGAAGAAAACTACCGACGGTAAAAAGTCTGGTGGTGCGTCATTGCTTTTGCCGAAGGTGAGGAAAAATCCTCTGGTTGAAATAATCGCGATCAATACTGGATGCCTTAACCAGTGCACGTACTGCAAAACAAAACACGCAAGAGGCGAGCTCGGTAGTTATCCTCCTGAAGAAATCGTAGAAAGGGCTCAGCAATCGTTCGAAGAAGGAGTTTGTGAAATATGGCTGACTAGTGAAGATACCG GAACTTATGGTAGAGATATTGGTAGTTCTTTACCGGAATTGCTTTGGAAGTTAGTCGAAGTAATACCAGACGGTTGTCGACTGAGATTAGGCATGACAAATCCTCCGTACATTTTGGAACACTTGGAACAAATGGCTTTGATATTTCAACATCCCAAAGTTTACAA ATTTCTTCACGTTCCCGTACAATCCGGCAGTGATCAAGTTTTATCCGATATGAAAAGAGAATACTCCAGATCAGAATTTGAACAAGTGGTCAACTATTTACAAGAAAG AGTACCCGGAATGACAATAGCGACCGATATAATCTGCGGCTTCCCGACTGAAACTCCGAAAGATTTCGAAGAGACAATCTCACTATGCGACAAATATAAATTCCCCAGTCTGttcataaatcaattttatccTAGGCCTGGTACTCCGGCCGCTAAAATGGAACGCATCCCCGCCCAGCAAGTGAAGGAACGGACGAAACGGTTAACGGAATTGTTCAATTCCTACTTTCCGTATACTGATAAGATGGGGGAAGTGCAGGAGGTGCTCGTCACAGACGTGTCGCACGACAGGAAGTACTTTGTCGCTCACAACATACACTACGAGCAAGTTCTCGTACCCAAACAGGAGAAGTTGATGGGAAAGCTGGTGAAAGTGTACGTTTATGAGACTTCCAAGTTCTCGATGAAAGGACGACTCGTCGACGATAAGAATGTGAAAATGCCTGGTCTAACAGCGCCGTTGCCCGTTGGATGTGTTTCGGGATATAAATTGAACGACATCAACAACAACAGCGCATTTAACGAGAACATgttcaaatattcaattattatgatatttatagcttatatgtattatttgtacaaaacaaaaatgtaa